The DNA sequence TCTGCTCCAGTCCTGGAAACTGatttaactaatttttttctcccagcacAATGcaaacttttcatatattttgcccatCCATAGTTTACCCTTGGGAACCTGGGGGCCCTTTCTCCTCCTGCCTGGAAGAGAGAACAAAAATCAGAGACCTCACCAAAGCTGTGTTTTGTTTAAGTCTTCTCGCTCAGATAGCATGGCCCAAAGCAGCAGTATACCCAGCGCGCCAGCCCCCCTTGGGGATGGACCTCTGTCATCTTTACCTCTGTCAACTCTTGATTCATGACAGACTGCAGCTCAGCTGTCTCTCCATACCTTCTCTCCATACACATGGCTTCTGCTATGTTTCAGTGAGCCAGGGGTGTTCTAGCAGATTCCACTTCTGATGCCAACTGTGTCCGGTGTCCCCCAAGACCATCCTTGTGTCCTGCGAGTAGGACCCTCGTGACTTAGCGTATAGTTTTACTCGTGATTGTGATCTGTTACAACGAACGGAGACACAGCAGAGCTAGCACAGGGAACAGGCACGTGGGGAAAAGTGTTCTTTCCCGGTGGAGTCACACGGAGGGCGCCCAGCAATGAGTCTTGACGACGCGGGAGGTACCGTCACGCAGGGAGTCTTGGTAGAGACCCAGCGCCCGGCATTTTGactccagactcccagaaggaaggcaggagTTGTGTATTAACGTGTCACGTGCACAGCAGTTTAGACTCCATGGGTGAGATCAGTCAGGCTGGTGTGAAACCTGAAACCCAGGTTCCCAGACACCAGTCTTGCCAGGAGTTGTGTCTACGAATAAAGTTAAGGCCCCTGATGGCACGTTTCGTACACACTAGGAGTGGGGATTCACTGCAGCTGACTCAGGGACTGGTTGCTCCCTGTGTGCGTCACGGGGATTTTCCCATTCAGCTGCTACCCTGTTGAACAGGTAAATTCTGGCAGCAGAACTGCTGACTGAGAGTATTTTCTCCTGCTCATAGATGTCAGTGGGCCGATGAACTTAGACCAGGGTTCAAGGGAGGCATGCAGCTCAGTGGGTCCTGTGCTCTCAGGGGTTGGCCTGACATGCTCACGtgcccagcaggggagggacagggggaggagaggaattgAGAGCATGGCCTCTGGGATGATGTATGGAGGGGGGAGCTTTTACCTGCAACTTGATACGTGGGAGGGTTTCCTTTGTAGGAAGGCACTGCCTAACCGGATCTGTTTTTATCATCACGGGCGAATTCACTGATGGGTGTTTTTGACTTCAGTTAACCCCCTGGTGGGATGGGACTCGACCTTCTCCTCAGTACTTTTCCATGTTTCTGGTGGAAAGAGCTGCTTGTCACCAGATAACGTTTGTCTGGTGGGGGTCCGGCGGGCAGTCGCACTGAGACTCGGGGGTGTGGGGAATGAATGGATGCAGGTCTGTTTCCTCTCCCCTGAGCTCTGACCTCTCAACAACTTTCTGTCCTATTCCTGTAtgacacaaatacataaacagtACTTCCTCAAGAGAATTTTGTCATTTACCCAGTAGGACCTGTCTACTTAGGGCCTGGAGTTAAGATGTTGTGGTCAGTGGGCCCCTGCTGCAAGTTGGATTCCCCCAAGTCTCTCAGGAAGGAAAAGTCCCCAATCCTTGAGTGTGTTCTTATTTCAAAAAACCTCACCCACGTTTGACCTGGGGCTTGCCATGGTGCGCAACAGGGAAGGAGCGAAAGTAGTTTGTATCACAAAGGACCGGTGGGTCTTAAAATGCAAGTATTTGATTCATTTGGAGAGCTGTTCTGTGAATTCTCCATTGTGGTCCGAACCCTTTGGTTAAAGGAGAACGAGATTTGATGTGGTTGCCGTAAGAGTGTAAAGATAAGTTCAGTAGGGTGAGTGGTACTGTTGAACTTGTGAGGAGGATGTAAGTGTGGCCAGAGCGAGAGATCTGATGATTGAGTCATAGAGTGGACGTTGGGTGACCACAGGGTCTTGTCTGAATGTCCTGTGAATTGAATCGACTCGCTCTGGAGTCTCAACTTTCCTTCTGCACGTATGTCGGGTGTTTTAGGACTCCGTGGTCTTTGAGGATGTGGCTGTGGACTTTACCCAGGAGGAGTGGGCTTTGCTGGATTCTGCTCAGAGGAAGCTCTACAGAGACGTGATGCTGGAAAACTTGAAAAACCTGGCCGCAGTGGGTAAGAGTGACCTCGTTCCTTCACGCGGTTGTTTGGAGAATAAGCATTTCTTACACATCAAGCCTGTTTCAAGATTTTAAATGTGGAAAGGGAATGCTTATTAATTAGTAAGCCAGGGTCACAACCATCAGAGAGCTAGAATCTTATAATGTCTGCATGAGAATGAGAATCTTTGTattaagctgattttttttttctttctataaagcaAGCTCCCTTTGCGTCATCAGAAAATACCGATTTCATGGGTCATTAAGGAGCCCAATGAAGTTTATGTAACCGTATGAGAATTCAACTGCCTTCGTTCAATTGCTTACCGTTTTGAGCCCTCATACTTGTATCGGTGAAGTCCCGATACAGCTAAAGTCCTCAGTGAAATTTCAACTAACAGCTACCTTCttcctttaaaacttttgttcccttttttgCTTTCAGATGATGAGACTCAATTGAAGGCCAATGGGTCTGTTTCTCAGCAGGATGCTTATGGGAATAAAATATCCAAGGGAAACAAATTGGCAAAGTTCACCAGAAATGAATCCTGGGCCTCTGTTTTAGGGGAAATTTGGGAAGAACTCAGCACGGAAGATCAGCCCACAAACCAGGGGAGACACCTGAGGTGAGCTGCACTCACAAAAGAAAGCAGTATTCCAGGAGAGAATCCTAGTAtgtcatgaaatttaaaaagcaaagaaaacaagtcACCCACAGGAGCCTAGATCAAATTTGTTTACTCAGTGagaatctttacaaaaaaaaatttccttaaatatgATGTTGATGTTGAGTGTTAGAAACATAATTCAGTTGGAAACAATTAGGAGGAAAAGCCCATgtttaagaaattgttttcagggagcctggggggctcggtccgTTGAGCacccgcctttggctcaggtcatgatctcatggtttgtgggttcaagccccgcattgggctgtgtgctgacatctcagagcctggagcctgcttcagattctgtgtctccctctctgcccctccctccctcacgctctgtgtgtgtgtctctctctcagaaataagtaaacattggggcgcctgggtggctcagtcggttaagcgtccgacttcagccaggtcacgatctcgccgtctgtgggttcgagccccgcgtcaggctctgggctgatggctcagagcctggagcctgtttccgattctgtgtctccctctctctctgcccctcccccgttcatgctctgtctctctctgtcccaaaaataaataaacgttgaaaaaaaaaaaattaaaaaaaaaaaaaagaaataagtaaacattaaaaaaaaaaaaaaaaaagaaactgttttcaTCATGCCTATGGTTCAATCTCCTCATGATATTGTTTACTCTGCTTTATCAGATAGCCTACACATTCACTGAAATTGATGAAAatgtaatccttttttttttaatgtttatttatttttgagagacagagagagacagagcatgagcaggggaggagtagagagagagagagagagggagacacagaatccaaagcaggctccaggctctgagctgtcagcacagagcctggcatggggcttgaactcacaaaccatgagatcatgacctgagccaaagttggacgcctaaccgactgagccatccacgcgcCCCTAAGAATGTAATGCTGATACttattagtaaatattaaatcATTAGTCAAACTGTTGATAACATGCTTCTTCTTCTTAACAGATATCCTGTGGTGGAGAGACTCTCTGAAAGTAATGGTCAGTGCAGGGGAGGCTCCAGTCAGATTCCAAATCTTAATCTGTATGAGAAAACTCTTTGTGGAGTTAAAGAGGATGAATGCAGTGAGTATGAGAAAGTCTTCGGGCGTCACTCCCTCGAGAATCACATCGCCATGCACGCTGGACACAAAGCGTATCAGTGTCAGGAGTGTGGGCGGGCCTATACCTGTCGTGCACACCTAAGAATGCATGTGAGAACCCACAACAGAGAGAGAACTTACGCGTGTAAATTATGTGGAAAAACCTTTCCTCGTAGCTCTTCCCTCAACCGGCACGTAAGGATTCACACTGCTGAGAAAACCTATGAGTGTCAgcagtgtgggaaagccttcattGATTTCTCAAGTCTTACTAGTCATGTGAgaactcacactggagagaagccaTATAAGTgcaaggaatgtgggaaagccttcagttaTTCCTCAACTTTCCGGAGACACATGATAACgcacactggagagaagccctataaatgtaaagaatgtggggAAGCCTTCAGCTACTCCTCAACTTTTCGGAGGCATATGATCTCACACACTGGGGAGACACCACataaatgtaaggaatgtggagAAGCCTTCAGCTACTCCTCAGCTTTTCGCAGGCACATGATCTCacacactggagagaagccctaCGAATGTAAACAGTGTGGGAAAACCTTTATTTACCTGCAGTCCTTCCGGAGACACGAAAggattcacactggagagaaaccctacgaATGCAAACAGTGTGGGAAAACCTTCATTTATCCCCAGTCCTTTCGAAGACACGAAAGGACTCATGGTGGACAGAAGCCCTATGAGTGCAGccagtgtgggaaagccttcagccaTCCCTCGTCCTTTCGAGGGCATATGAGAGTGCACACTGgggagaaaccttatgaatgcaGTCAGTGTGGCAAAACTTTCAACTGGCCCATCTCCTTACGAAGACATATGAGGACACACACCAGAGAGAAACCCTACGAGTGCAAacagtgtgggaaagccttcaatTTGTCTGCTTGCTTTCGAGAACATGTGTGGATGCATCCAGGAGACAAGTCCTATCAATGCAAGCTATGCGGGAAAGCGTTCTATTGCCACATATCCTTACAGAAACACATGAGAAGGCACACCGCAGAGAAACTCTATGAATGCAAGCAGTGCGGGAAAGCTTTCAGTTGGCCTGAACTCCTGCAGCAGCACGTGAGAACACATACCGcggagaaaccctatgaatgtaaggaatgcgGGAAGGTCTTCAAATGGCCGTCATCCTTGCCGATACATATGAGAGtgcacactggagagaaaccctatgaatgtaaggagtgtgggaaggcctttagTTGTTCCTCATCCTTAAGAAGACATGTAAGGATACACACTACCGAGAGACACTACTTATGCACTGCGGGAAATTCTGCAGATGAATTCATGCCCCATGCTTCAGAAAATCCACACCAGGAGAGAAATCTGATAAAAGTTGTAAATATGGTACTGCCTTTGTGAGAACCCCATCAAAGCGGACCCATGGGGTGTGCATTTCCAGTTCTTTTACAGATAAAAACTTGGGTGCAGAATAGCTCTCCAAGTACTCTTAGCTTTCATACGAAAGTTTGCAAATACTATGTTTTCCCCTACATTTCAGTAAATAAACCTATCTTTACAGTTTGTTGGACTCCTGGTGATTTGAAGTGTGTTTTTAATACATaagtagttttagttttttagttctttaaattctttaaggGGTTTTTGGAACAATGACACTTTGGtatttcttgggattttcttaCTAGCTTGGTGTGGCAGATCCTGGGTATCACCTGTTACGTATTTTCTGCCATACTGagaatctatttatttaatttggccAGAGGAGCCTTATTGCATTTGCTCTACAAATAGTTTGCAGAAATGGATAATTATGCAGAGTTCTTCAAAGCATAGTCTCATGTGAATTGTCACTTTcaactttttccctttgctccttgCCCTTGAGTGTGATTGGAAATTGGACAGTAGGCTTTTACTTGAGAGATACTTTGCAACCATGAGATATAAGACAGAGTTTGAGGTGGTTCTTCCAGATTGTATTATGTCAACGTGGGCAGTGTtgggaactacatttcccagaaacCCTTCCCTTTACGTTCAGATTTACCAATAGCCTAACTTGGCACGAGATTTGGAGGGTGGAAGTGAAGAAGCCATTTCTGTTTGGAGCCATATTAAAGTGTGATAGATGCAAAggagcttttttcccccctgatttTGGCCCTGCCAATCAAGAGTATCATGCAAAAGAAATGCCATGTGCTTGATTCCCATTTTTCTCAGAGTTGCAGGCTTCCATGAATATCTTCCTGAGCTACGTATAAAGGATCCATTTGTGTGGTCTTGCGCTCACAGTTTGGATATTCTTACAAACTCTGATGTGTCCTCTAGACCACTATTTCAGACTCATGGTTAGTGATCTTTTCTGATACTATGATTTCACTCTTCTCTAGATCTTCACATATGTGTATAAGGTCTAATTTGTATAGTGAACGCCTTATTTTCAATACTTCTAGTGACTCCGTGATCCTGATTCTGCCATAAAAGCTACAGTGTTGCTACAAAGCAAAATAACACATGGGACTTAGTTAACCTATTACATCTTATAGTGTGCTGAGTCAGTCCTTCGACGTGAGAAAAAAACACCTTCGTATACTAGATTTTGGGAGAGCCAAATGCTGTTTCTTGCTAAGGGTTTTACTGTTATGTTTGATTATGTGTCATTAAAAACAGTATGTATTTTATCAAGGGAAATCTTTTGTAGATATTTCCTAGAAATACACAGCTTACAGTGTTTTTATTATCATCTGTGCACTTACAGGATTACttttctggggctgctgtaacaaagtaccacagtcGGGTGGCTTAGGACAACAGAAATTTTGGTCTGATGGTTCTGAAGGTAGAAGTCTAAGTTCAAAGTATTGGCCAGACCATGCTTCCTCTGAAGGTGCTAAGGAAGGGTCTGCTCCAGCCCTCTCCTAGCTTTCGGTAGTTCATTGGCTTGGGGCGATATAACTGATCTTTACTCTGCATTCTGCCCACATGCGtgtttatctcttcatctggGGTTCTTTTTATAAGGACCACACATATCAAGTTAGGGCTCATCCTATTCCAGTATCACCTCCTCTAATTATACTGGTGGTAACTCTGTTtctaaataagatcacattctgaggtgctggggataGGACTGGTGGACAATTCAACCCGTAACTCTACCAAATGctatactgtttttcatttaCTGAGAGAACACATTAAAATATCCCATGGCAATTATGCATTCCAGATCAACTGTAATTTTGGTAAGCATTATACATTCTAAGTCAGTATTTCCAGGTGCATACAAACTTAACACATTTTTGTCGTgtaactttttttattgt is a window from the Leopardus geoffroyi isolate Oge1 chromosome A2, O.geoffroyi_Oge1_pat1.0, whole genome shotgun sequence genome containing:
- the ZNF555 gene encoding zinc finger protein 555, encoding MDSVVFEDVAVDFTQEEWALLDSAQRKLYRDVMLENLKNLAAVDDETQLKANGSVSQQDAYGNKISKGNKLAKFTRNESWASVLGEIWEELSTEDQPTNQGRHLRYPVVERLSESNGQCRGGSSQIPNLNLYEKTLCGVKEDECSEYEKVFGRHSLENHIAMHAGHKAYQCQECGRAYTCRAHLRMHVRTHNRERTYACKLCGKTFPRSSSLNRHVRIHTAEKTYECQQCGKAFIDFSSLTSHVRTHTGEKPYKCKECGKAFSYSSTFRRHMITHTGEKPYKCKECGEAFSYSSTFRRHMISHTGETPHKCKECGEAFSYSSAFRRHMISHTGEKPYECKQCGKTFIYLQSFRRHERIHTGEKPYECKQCGKTFIYPQSFRRHERTHGGQKPYECSQCGKAFSHPSSFRGHMRVHTGEKPYECSQCGKTFNWPISLRRHMRTHTREKPYECKQCGKAFNLSACFREHVWMHPGDKSYQCKLCGKAFYCHISLQKHMRRHTAEKLYECKQCGKAFSWPELLQQHVRTHTAEKPYECKECGKVFKWPSSLPIHMRVHTGEKPYECKECGKAFSCSSSLRRHVRIHTTERHYLCTAGNSADEFMPHASENPHQERNLIKVVNMVLPL